In Bacillus sp. SB49, a single window of DNA contains:
- a CDS encoding DsbA family protein produces MKKPWIWMLVFLGIVVIAGIIGVYAATNSDDDTGSGDAPSADTYEGQPYLGDEDAEVKIVEFGDYKCPYCKDFTANTYPLIDKDLIETGKAKFYFVNYPFIHEDSKRSAEFAEVVYQELGNDTFWEFHDLLYEKQNPGEEQEEVYTEDYLVETLESIASEEEAQTVLEAYQNGEGEDAVERDLDLVKEWGVTSTPALFIDGERFEGSTHEDFVQAVEEAQGE; encoded by the coding sequence ATGAAGAAGCCATGGATATGGATGTTGGTTTTTCTCGGCATCGTAGTCATCGCAGGAATCATCGGGGTCTATGCAGCAACGAATTCCGATGATGATACAGGCTCCGGGGATGCACCATCCGCAGACACCTATGAAGGACAGCCTTATCTTGGAGATGAGGATGCAGAAGTGAAGATCGTCGAGTTCGGCGACTATAAGTGCCCGTACTGCAAAGACTTTACCGCAAATACGTACCCATTGATCGATAAAGACCTCATCGAGACAGGAAAAGCGAAGTTCTATTTCGTCAACTACCCGTTCATCCACGAGGATTCCAAACGGTCGGCTGAATTCGCCGAAGTCGTTTATCAGGAACTTGGAAATGATACGTTCTGGGAATTCCATGACCTATTGTATGAAAAACAGAACCCTGGTGAAGAGCAGGAAGAAGTCTATACGGAAGACTACCTCGTAGAGACGCTGGAAAGCATCGCAAGCGAGGAAGAAGCACAAACCGTACTGGAAGCGTACCAGAACGGCGAAGGAGAAGATGCCGTCGAGCGCGACTTGGATCTGGTGAAAGAGTGGGGCGTCACCAGCACTCCTGCGCTGTTCATTGACGGCGAGCGCTTTGAAGGAAGCACGCATGAAGATTTCGTACAGGCTGTTGAGGAAGCACAGGGAGAATAA
- a CDS encoding BlaI/MecI/CopY family transcriptional regulator: MKIQPFKTNEKGLNRFFGPLEARVMDVLWNGSEMSIKAVKERLDHEQEAKFNTVMTVMNRLVDKGVLTKRIEKRKSLYTPVLTREEFLNDQSKELTKGIMDEFGSLAVNHMLDALEEADPGLLEKLEKKVQQLNKEK, translated from the coding sequence ATGAAAATTCAACCGTTCAAAACAAATGAAAAAGGGCTGAACCGTTTCTTTGGACCGCTGGAAGCGCGTGTAATGGATGTGCTTTGGAACGGATCTGAAATGTCGATCAAAGCTGTCAAAGAAAGACTCGATCACGAGCAGGAGGCGAAGTTCAATACGGTCATGACCGTGATGAACCGTCTCGTTGATAAAGGTGTGCTTACAAAGCGGATAGAGAAGCGGAAATCGTTATATACTCCTGTCCTTACAAGAGAGGAATTCCTGAACGATCAATCGAAAGAGCTGACCAAAGGAATCATGGATGAATTCGGTTCGCTTGCCGTCAATCACATGCTGGATGCCTTGGAGGAAGCGGACCCCGGCTTGCTTGAGAAGCTGGAGAAGAAGGTGCAGCAGCTGAATAAGGAGAAGTAG
- a CDS encoding DoxX family protein: MKTTTSMTILRVVLGIIFLVHGAQKFSGGISNTAGFFDSLGIPGVMAYAVAVIELLGGALMILGLATRVIAGLFMIVMLGAIFTVKIGQGFVGGVEFDLALLSMSIALLIGGSGPLALDSRFTGKTSEKAVS; encoded by the coding sequence ATGAAGACAACGACAAGTATGACTATTTTACGGGTGGTTCTGGGAATCATATTCCTCGTCCACGGAGCACAGAAGTTTTCCGGAGGAATATCCAACACAGCAGGTTTCTTTGACAGTCTCGGCATTCCCGGGGTGATGGCGTATGCCGTCGCCGTCATTGAGCTTCTGGGAGGGGCGCTGATGATTCTCGGGCTCGCTACCCGTGTCATCGCCGGCTTGTTCATGATCGTTATGCTAGGGGCGATCTTCACTGTTAAAATCGGTCAAGGCTTCGTCGGTGGAGTCGAGTTCGATCTTGCTCTTCTGAGTATGTCCATCGCACTCCTTATCGGAGGCAGCGGTCCGCTCGCATTGGATAGCCGCTTCACAGGCAAAACATCAGAAAAGGCTGTATCCTAA
- a CDS encoding M56 family metallopeptidase: protein MKIRELKFLFILSFLLISAVIAQMSWYGFYVVTSHNLFLNIAKVCHNWLQAIDVSPLNALLQLLAISTIVLFLIQIGRQFRLHHRFHRRMEALRDEPLTTEVREKTGFGNKNLIVVQSDEWMALTCGFLKPKIILSSEMVAGLEKDELRAVVYHEGYHQRYFDPLKKLLIQTLTAAFWYIPILKWVAEQYHVCKELAADQYSIDQMDNDLYLSAALLKLVRNGQGKAAHSFAVSFADTAVNYRIQQLVKPDEQVKVAVPLGSALLSFIIFLGMTGMFIIALP, encoded by the coding sequence ATGAAAATCAGGGAGCTCAAGTTTCTTTTTATCCTGTCGTTTCTGTTGATCAGTGCGGTCATTGCTCAGATGTCATGGTACGGCTTCTATGTGGTGACGAGCCATAATTTATTTTTAAACATCGCAAAAGTCTGTCACAACTGGCTGCAGGCCATCGACGTGTCGCCACTGAATGCTCTTCTCCAGCTGCTTGCGATCTCGACAATTGTACTTTTTCTGATCCAAATCGGAAGGCAGTTCCGGCTCCATCACCGGTTTCACCGGAGGATGGAAGCCCTGCGTGATGAACCGTTGACTACCGAGGTCAGAGAGAAGACCGGCTTTGGGAACAAGAACCTGATCGTTGTCCAAAGTGACGAGTGGATGGCGCTCACATGCGGGTTCCTGAAACCGAAAATCATTCTCTCGTCCGAAATGGTAGCAGGTTTGGAGAAGGATGAACTTCGTGCGGTCGTTTATCATGAAGGGTATCACCAAAGATATTTCGATCCGTTGAAGAAATTACTCATCCAGACCCTTACCGCAGCATTCTGGTATATTCCGATACTAAAGTGGGTGGCGGAACAATATCATGTCTGTAAGGAGCTGGCAGCCGATCAATATTCGATTGACCAGATGGACAATGATTTGTATCTGAGTGCCGCGCTCTTGAAGCTCGTCAGGAATGGACAAGGAAAAGCGGCGCATTCGTTCGCTGTTTCTTTTGCCGATACCGCGGTCAATTATAGGATCCAGCAGCTGGTTAAGCCGGACGAGCAGGTCAAAGTAGCGGTTCCATTAGGATCAGCACTGTTATCTTTCATCATCTTTTTAGGGATGACGGGGATGTTCATCATCGCCCTTCCCTAA